The DNA region TTTCACCTCATATAAAATCAGCTACGTCAAATTCTTATTTACCTCGTACACATTCAATATGCATCGATATTACTATGCTAAATCCTTCCAATATATCTTATATTCTATTTAATAACTTCAGTCACTTTATTCCATGTACATGTTAACTGTGCTAGATACATGATCTATTCCATTTATAAAACTACTATGTTTGATACAAACAAATAGAATACCTTCATGTGAAACATAACcataaactttaaacccaatcCCCAcatctaaatactaaacctaaacttgaatccctaaacccaaatccaattGTTAAATCTAATTAAAGTTGCTATATGatttctaaaaaatcaaaaaaaaataatatataaaattttaactattaTTCTATACTATCTAAAATGGAATAGAGACTACTTACATGAATTAATACATTTGTGTAGCAAACTTCAACCCTTACCCACCTCCAAACCTTAACCCAACAAGCTATTACATGAGGTGTCTATTCCATATTTCATACTATGTTATTTGCTATTATTTGCATAATACATCAAGCATTGACGTACATAACATAGAAAACTAATTGGGGGGGATTGGTAAGTGAAAACATGACAGtgaacactaaacccaaattgGGAGAATATAAACTCTCATCCATTGCAACCAAAATCTTTCAGAAATTAAACTCTTGTGAATTGTAAACGTTTGAATGGGAAAATGATAATTCATTATTACTGGTTCCTATTTGTATAGTACAACCATCATTGATTCACATAAAATAGCTAGCCAATAGGGGATTGGTAATAAAACACCTGACaataaatactaaacccaaagttagaaaaatataaacccTCATCCTTTGTAAATTAAAGTTTTCACAAATTAAACTCCTTTTCTGAAATTACGGAGTCATGTAATTACATTCATCCTTAGACATATGGAATAGACTTTGGGAAATATAGACAAGATAATAGAAATACGGGTGGTGGAGAAGGTATGGTCCCACATCTGCAATACTTGACCAGACTGTGACGAAGCCAACATAGCCAAGTCCTTATGAGCAGCTCGATCCAACGAAGATTAAAATAGTTGTTAATCTGTTTCAAATAGAATAGTTTGACAAGATAGTTTATTATATTCCATTTCATATAGAATAGTCCATAGAAATCTTATGTTATGTCCACACGAAGACAAACCTATGTTTTTGCAGATGTTATTCCATACAACAAgctatattactatattctgTACTATGTGTATCTCCGATAAAAATCacaattcaaatttaatagAGACTAAGAACACCAGATgaacagaataaaaaaaaaactccctAGGAACTTACCATAGTTGAAGAGATCTGGAAAGAATCGTCGATGTGAAGTGGAAAAAGCACGTGGGAGTCATTACGCGACGCTGCGACTTCAACGCCGTCCGGTTGCTGACAATTTCAGATGCGGAGAAGAATATGCCCTTGCAAATAATGGAGAAGAATTCAAATAAACGCTTTGAATACGGTGGAAGTGAAGTTGTGGAGGAAATCTGTGCTGGAGCTAATCACCTTCTACGTTATTGTCAATGAAAATAAAAGGGAAGATGTGAATGCAGTTAGGCcacgatttattttttataaataataattatgttttttttcttcaggtTTCTACGGTTGCTTGAAAGGACAAAACATGATTATTATGTAAAACTAACACCGTGTATAGAAACGTTAGGTTAAATGGGTAGATAatgaattatgatttttttcatGGTTATACGTCCTAATTTCCCATTTAAGAACCATGCGACTatgtataataaattttaaaaatttaagagtCAAGGTGAATTTTCCATATGACCGGTCATGGTTGTTCCAGCCTGATCCGATTTAAATtgattaataatgttttaattgttttaggTTTTCATGGACGTTCCTCTATCTGTGTGCGAGTCAAGAGATCCAAAGGGGTTGTACAAGCTCGCACGTGTCGGCAAGATCAAAGGTATTACTTCATGATCTTAAAACTTGGAAGTTAGTTGGAAGATcaggaaaaaaaatctatacgTAATTTTTGCTTCTTTATTCAGGCTTTACTGGAATCGATGACCCTTACGAGGCACCACTGAATTGCGAGGTTCGTTATGTTAATTTAATGATGTCGCCGAAGATTTTTGATACGTAAGTATCTAATATACTATTGATGTATGTTTAAAGGTCGTGCTGAAACACACAGGACACGACGTTTCTTGTTCGCCACGTCAGATGGCTGAAAACATCATCTCTTACTTGCTAGACAAAGGTTACCTTGAAGGCTAAGTCAAATCTGAAAAAtcgaagagaaaaaaaaacaatagatttttcttttgtaacacaacaatagattttataatggttaaatgattgctctctctctctctctggttctctCGTAAGCTTGAGACGTGATATACGACGGTGTCTCGCTTTTCATCCTATCATTTGTTCTTGAATTGTGTTAAACTCGAGATCCAGAGGAAGGAAAcatgtatatttcttttatttctaattaGCATTTAGTTCCTTAGTAGAGAGTTGTTTATTGCTTAATGTTATTAATTGTGATATATatcttaactaataaaatagagttttttttctcCATTGGGGGAAAAACGACACCTGGCATCTAATGTATAAGGTGGGTCGTTAGTGGACTTTATTAACATGTGATTGTTATTTGTGTTTCATCGAGGCCCGGGATTAAGTTTATTCGTCTTCTTTCTTATGAGCTTTGTAAATCAGCCGCCGAAGGTTCTAGAGGTCGGGAAAGCTTATCATCTCTCCGTAACGTCTTGGCGTTTGATTATCACCTTCTTTATTCCCATGTTCTACGTGATTACCCCACTACGAAGCATTCAATCCGACTCTTTCATTACCAGAGTAACTTACTGGAGCTTCGAGTATAAATAACCCGTCATCCAGATATGGACATCACAGCTTCGACGCAAACCCGAAGATTAGTCTGTTCAAATTTCCTGTTATTACAATGGCGAATTCCTCCATTCTTCTTGCAGATTTGAAACCAGGGCGGTGCTCCAACACTGCAGAGGCTGAATCATAGAAACAAGGAGTTATTGTATGTACCTTTAACTCTATGACTATGTTCTTTTCTGAACCATATTGGATTtgacttttctaaaaaaatgtatctttgtGTACACTAACTTGTCCGTTTGTGCATACTGAGCATGCTATTGACTCCTTACTTGCTAGGGTAATCTGTATATACACAGAAAATCTACTTCTATCACAGCCTAATTTGTGTGAACAAACCCTTAGCCTTGTGGATACTTTAATCGCAAGTGGTTCGGTTGATGTTATCGTTACTGACTGGATACGAGATTAATAATGGATCGAGAATTTTGGTCCGAGCTCTTTATTTCTCTCCTCGctgttttatgttatttttttaacagGAGCACTTGAGGATGAGATGGGCGAATGCTCATATGGTTATCCAAACCAGCTTGATGAGCCAAAGCATAAACTGAGGCACTCTTTGTCGTTATCGCTGACACTTATCATCTTTATAAGTCTGGTCTAGAACTTATGTAGGTGAGATTGTAGATAAGACTTAGTTATGTGATTGTATATTCTCTGCACAATGCTTTATATCCAAGAGAGAGCTACACTTTCTACATTTGGAGGATTTGGAGGTCCAACAGAAGTTACTTGGGGTAGGAATTTCTTAAGTTTTATATGTCTGAACATCAGGTCAAGAAAGGTGAAGATGTGATCCAAAGCTGGTCACAAGTTTTGACTTTAATGTTGCCTTTACTTAACTGGGCTTTCATGTATGTTGTCTCATAAGTTTCAACATATACTGATCATGAGAAGGATCAAGATTTGTCTATATACTGACATCTGTTTGTGTTTAATAGTGTATGTTTGAGCAGATAACGGGAAGGCAAGTTGGTGTAAAGATAGTGGAGAACAAACGCGCATTGCCGTTTAGAACAGCTCAGTTTGAGCTCGAGCTCGAGTTCGAGAAAGGAAACTGCAAGGTCACTGAGATAATCGAACTGAGCATTAAGCACACGTTCAATGCCTATACGGAACATTCTACAATCTAAGTGGGAAGATCTACCATGGGGAATCGGCTTCGGAGAAGTTTCTAAGATTGAATGAACCTGTTTTGGTTTCACCATGAAAAGAAGGAGAATTTCCTAGAAATGTCTGTGAATGTATGTGATACCGAATGATGTGATGATGAGTCTAACTTTTTATAACAATATTGAATCCTGGTTCGGTATTAGTAATGTGGAAGTGGATTATTCTTGCTTGTGTATCAGTATTATTGGTGTCGGTACGACTAGAGCGGTAAGCTTTAGccatttaacatttcaaaattaGATTCTGTAATTCCTGTTTTGTCTGATTTTTGGACCGTGAAGTTTCTTTTGGTGGAAACGGACAGATAGAAATGACGGGAAACTGTTTTGAGAAGTTTCAGAGCTCTGAGATCATATCCAACATCAGAACATTCAGTATCCTCCTTGATCCATATGAGAAAAGAGGAAACTAAAAGAAGATGAGTGCGTTGATGGAGTTCATCATGGACCATAGATGTGGTCACTGACGCCTTCGAGagacttaaaaatatatatttagaccAATGCCATTAGAGAGAATAAAACCATAATGTgttcatattttttctttctactCTGTTATTTTATAAGGATTTATGacatttatatgattttgaaaGGTACTTTTCAAAGCCTTACAAAATAGTATAAATCTGAGATCAGTTTATAAACTTTACAAATGATCTATTAACTTTTGTAAAAAGATTATAgatctttataaattatttagagaCTCTTTTTATCAAGTTTATAGACTCTTCTTATACccttaaaaataaagatataaatcactatattttccttaattttttaattttataattttgttttctctaacaaaaaaatattagtggtCGTTTTTACTCACACcaacaaatttaataaaatttagaataagaTCTTAGAATTAAAAACTTTacaatgttttttatttttctagaaagcaaaattttaaatgttttataaaatttaaaatatattttattataaaataattttcatgtaAATTCTCCCGCCCGTAGGGAGTTGTTTATTGCTTAATGTTATTAATTGTGATATATATACACTAATAAAAATGAACTTCTCTGTAATTAGTTTGTCTTAAATTGCTAACTAAAGTGTCTGAATCAAACCCGTTGATCTACACGACAAGCTTAGTTAATTAATGTTCGATAGTTTTATATTGTTACTCTTAATTTACTACATTCATTTCAAAGAAGATATTTGGAATTTTCACTTATACTCCTTCCGTTCTTTTTTACTCTTTCGCACTTCTTTTACTTGACAGTTCTAGCAGAACCCAAtgcaaaaaataataagttatGAATCTTTCCACATTGATTACAATTTCCACGAGCGGTTTTTGCCAGGTGAGAGtaagaaaaacttcaaatattccctctgttttataTTATCTGATGTTTTACCTCAATGcacaaatattaaataaagctatttttaataaaattattactaaattataatttaaaactaatttatttaattatagatataaataataaaaatataatggttacacagtttttaataaaattaaagttacatagatttgtgtaaacatcATCTATTATAAAAACAACAATACTTCTCTAAATCaagtatattaaaaagaaagagtaatatttatataacggTTTAGTGGTAGTAGACGGATCTTGgatgtaaataaattttggatTCGATCTTTCTACTGCAGAAATTaagttacattattttattcatCACGGCTGCGAATACGTTTATTTAAAAACCTGAAAGAGGACTTCTCGTGAACTACATCTTCCATCTAAAAGTTAGATTTGTATCTTTAATATATCTGAATCTAACTTTTTGCAAacttcaaataatatataaatagttaaagtGATTTAGTTATtatcaattgattttaaattatagatCTATGAAAATTAACATCGTATCAAAACCATATAATGTTGGTGTTACAAAAAAGCTACTTAACGTTGAAATAATTGTATATGTTATTCTTACAATTGTCCATGCTTGAACATGAACTATGAAGAGAAGTGTTAATGAATGAACTAAATCTCATATCAGTATCTAGagaatcaataaattaatatataaaagttaacaTCGAATCCAGTTATCATTAACTAGTTTTAATTTCGAAGTCCATGATAAACCCAAATTACCGGAAAACAAAATGTCTTCGATGTTACATACTCCTTCcgtttttttaatataagtagttttagataaaaaaattgttctaaACTATATGGCGTTTTTCAGTTTTTacgtaaaatttattaacaattaaTACTATTTGACCAatgaaaatatacattttattttattattggttggATTATAGttaaataaacaattaataatattttatttacaaaatgtaagaaattaattattttcttaatctatatgCACAAGTCTAAACCTATTTATTAAAAAGCGGAAAGAGTATGATTatccaaaaatacaaatatgaggAAAAATATCATctcataattaaattttgtctTTGTCACAATAACACTTGTCTATAAATGGGTGTCAAACACTTTGTCTGAGTTGGtttatgattcatatattataaaagagCATCTCTAGAAGGCActatataacttcaaatatagaatttttgtttttcaaaaaaaaaactttaaaattctaaatttgaagtttcatcattttatttgcattttgtttCACAATTACACTTtctatttatgattcttaaatattttttcatttatcattttaatttttttaaaaaatatatatctcataAATCTCAGATTAGtttctttaaatataaaattttacacataaaattaaataaaattttttaaaacaagttttatattattttaaaagtaaaattagaCAACAATAACATTACAAAACAAACTTAATAAAAACCTTTAAAAAGGTACATgaagacataattattatagaaatttaaatattataacaaCACTAATAATctggttttatattttaatgtaagcttttattaattaatatttctgtgatatttttatatgtgtgttggttatttataaaaaatttatgaacTTGATAAATATAAACCACTtttgtaaaatacaaataattttaagttagtttttaagttttacttttgaagaaaaacattttaaattttaaatataaaatgtaaaaccagtggttacacatatatatacctCCAGGGCTCCCCAACACTTGTTTGGAACACTCTCCCTAACACTCTATTAAATCATTAATATCACAGAAGAATAATACTCCatttgttttaattgtttttcaaGTGCCTATCTAGCACGAGGAGTTTTGGGCAGGTCACCTACAAAGGCACTTAGAGCACTAATATTGCAGGTTTCTCTAAAGAGTTTTCAAAGGGGAAGGGTCCACCAAATGCagagaaagaggaagaaaaagGAGAGAAAAGGCGCAGGTAGAGAAACTCAACTGGGTGTTTCTGTCACTATTATGCGGGTCCCACGAACGTGGCGACCCGCgattagtgaattttttttttttttttaagaaaaaagtgaaattttttttttaaaatgttactcttagaatatttaaaattcccAACTAAACAGAATATTATTAAACAGATactaaaatatagatattttgaaACGTTGGAAATCGTAATAATTCAACAATTAATGGTAGTAGTGCTCAAGATGGACCCGACCCATCCAGCATTTCCATAACCTTTTCAACACATTTTAAGATCACTTGGTAAGATAGTATAAATAGGAAGGTGAGGCTCTTATCCATGCAGAGAAACCAAGAAACAACAACATACTTTGattcttctttactctctctctctctctctctctcctctctctctctctctctctctctctctctcttctctctctctaatatatatatataatatgtatatatatacacacacaaaaGAATTAACAATTTTACCTCAAACTCTTCGGATCCCACTTCCACTACTAGAACGCAAACATCATTGTTCAGCAACATGTATCTCCTCACAATGCTTCAAGCCTTTGTGACTATAACCCTAGTGATGCTTCTCAAAAAAACTGATCacgaaaacaaaacaataagaaATTGTCTCTCCCACCAGGTCCCACAGGATGGCCGATCATCGGAATGATTCTAGCGATGCTAAAGAGCCGTCCCGTTTTCCTTTGGCTCCACAGCATCATGAAGCAGCTAAACACTGAGATAGCCTGCGTGAAGCTAGGAAACACTCACGTGATCACCGTCACGTGCCCTAA from Raphanus sativus cultivar WK10039 chromosome 8, ASM80110v3, whole genome shotgun sequence includes:
- the LOC130498938 gene encoding DNA repair protein recA homolog 3, mitochondrial-like codes for the protein MGECSYGYPNQLDEPKHKLRHSLSLSLTLIIFISLVKKGEDVIQSWSQVLTLMLPLLNWAFMYVITGRQVGVKIVENKRALPFRTAQFELELEFEKGNCKVTEIIELSIKHTFNAYTEHSTI